A genomic region of Burkholderia humptydooensis contains the following coding sequences:
- a CDS encoding LysE family translocator, which yields MSGNITALDGLLGLIFTSAVLIAVPGPSIMFLVGQAMTTGRRSAMRGVIGNAIGTYCVAVIVALGIGTLLMRADNVLTGIRLLGAVVLLAIGVQYLFSRPLPAAEVRAPGKRKQTLIAGVIVGITNPKALIMFGTIVPSFLRRGVESPVESLLFFSLVPIGLGLLIDSAWVATAHAVSSRAFFNEKGLKLINIAGGGLMIAMAVLLATETLR from the coding sequence ATGTCTGGAAACATCACTGCGCTCGACGGACTGCTCGGGCTCATATTTACCTCTGCGGTGCTGATCGCCGTTCCCGGGCCGAGCATCATGTTTCTTGTCGGCCAAGCCATGACGACGGGACGGCGCAGTGCGATGCGCGGCGTCATCGGCAACGCGATAGGCACCTACTGCGTCGCGGTGATTGTCGCGCTGGGAATCGGTACCTTGCTGATGCGCGCCGACAACGTCCTGACGGGTATTCGATTACTCGGCGCCGTCGTTCTGCTGGCCATCGGAGTCCAATATCTGTTTTCCAGACCGTTGCCAGCGGCGGAAGTCCGGGCACCCGGCAAACGCAAACAGACATTGATCGCCGGCGTCATAGTCGGCATCACCAATCCGAAAGCCCTGATCATGTTCGGTACGATCGTGCCGAGTTTCCTGCGCCGAGGAGTCGAAAGTCCGGTGGAATCGCTGCTTTTCTTTTCGCTCGTGCCTATCGGCTTGGGTTTATTGATCGACTCGGCGTGGGTCGCGACCGCTCATGCCGTGAGTTCACGCGCATTTTTCAACGAGAAGGGCCTCAAGCTGATCAATATCGCGGGCGGAGGCTTGATGATCGCAATGGCGGTGCTCTTGGCCACGGAGACGTTACGTTGA
- a CDS encoding NUDIX hydrolase, whose protein sequence is MTDPKGTGAAPRDAAALATPRVAVIAVTFRADEVILVQRSKEPQKGTWGFPGGSVEPGECLRDAAARELFEETGVRAEIGQPFDVVEVIGFDPHGRHHHYVLVAMLCRHVEGTLRPGDDAADCRWVRVPDGLSRFPGVLADHVTRVAQRAHALCHSNRKENSR, encoded by the coding sequence ATGACTGATCCGAAAGGCACGGGGGCCGCGCCGCGCGACGCGGCGGCGCTCGCGACACCGCGCGTCGCGGTGATCGCCGTGACGTTTCGCGCCGACGAAGTGATTCTCGTGCAGCGCAGCAAGGAGCCGCAGAAAGGTACGTGGGGCTTTCCTGGCGGCTCGGTCGAGCCCGGCGAGTGCCTGCGCGATGCGGCCGCGCGCGAGCTGTTCGAGGAAACCGGCGTGCGCGCGGAGATCGGCCAGCCGTTCGACGTCGTCGAGGTGATCGGCTTCGACCCGCACGGCCGGCATCACCACTACGTGCTGGTCGCGATGCTGTGCCGCCATGTCGAAGGCACGCTGCGGCCGGGCGACGACGCGGCGGACTGCCGCTGGGTTCGCGTTCCGGATGGCCTGTCCCGATTCCCGGGCGTGCTCGCGGATCACGTCACGCGGGTGGCGCAGCGCGCGCACGCCCTCTGTCATTCCAATCGAAAGGAAAACAGCCGATGA
- a CDS encoding nucleoside 2-deoxyribosyltransferase produces the protein MKRMFLGGPFKSLVDKHTGVMPEDSIDLFRRVIDHFEARGWDVHCAHRREHWGREFMTPAVCTKTDYEQISLCDYFVAFPGAPASPGTHIELGWASALGKPIVLLLETDKEYAYLVRGLDEITRIERVEFGGGRIDPAAIEAAIGRFEARG, from the coding sequence ATGAAGCGCATGTTCCTGGGCGGACCGTTCAAATCCCTGGTCGACAAGCACACCGGCGTGATGCCGGAAGACAGCATCGACCTGTTTCGTCGCGTGATCGATCATTTCGAGGCGCGCGGCTGGGACGTGCATTGCGCGCACCGGCGCGAGCATTGGGGGCGCGAATTCATGACGCCCGCCGTCTGCACGAAGACCGACTACGAGCAGATCAGCCTGTGCGACTACTTCGTCGCGTTTCCGGGCGCGCCGGCATCGCCCGGCACGCACATCGAGCTCGGCTGGGCGTCCGCGCTCGGCAAGCCGATCGTGCTGCTGCTCGAAACCGACAAGGAGTACGCGTATCTCGTGCGCGGCCTCGACGAGATCACGCGCATCGAGCGCGTCGAATTCGGCGGCGGCCGGATCGACCCGGCCGCGATCGAAGCCGCGATCGGCCGTTTCGAAGCGCGAGGCTGA
- a CDS encoding thymidylate synthase encodes MRRYPGLSELYLSALRDVCGAYEYRSAPRGHAEREIIGYGARIDDPRARFCRHAARRQNVVFNYAEALWYLSGRNDLEFIEHYAPSMARYSPDGKHLPGTGYGARLMHYGERALDQIERALDILSRDDAESKRVVLQIFSADEDLYRRNIDVSCTLGLQLLLREGRLHLVAFMRANDAYVGLLNDVFSFTFLQEYVASRLGCEIGTYSHHVGSIHVYDDNLPRVRALLDDGDAAIVTAHAPPRMPAGTSPATIGRVLEHEGRIRAGRMSLAALQDLDLDPYWRDVLGLFWIYREIKAGSPPPDDALAFVGTFHRAYLLNRWNIASASLQ; translated from the coding sequence ATGCGGCGCTATCCGGGTCTCAGCGAGCTCTACCTCTCGGCGCTCAGGGACGTCTGCGGCGCGTACGAATACCGGAGCGCGCCGCGCGGGCACGCGGAGCGCGAAATCATCGGCTACGGCGCACGGATCGACGATCCGCGCGCGCGCTTCTGCCGGCACGCGGCGCGCAGGCAGAACGTCGTCTTCAACTACGCCGAGGCGCTGTGGTATCTGTCCGGCCGCAACGATCTCGAATTCATCGAGCACTACGCGCCGTCGATGGCGCGCTACAGTCCGGACGGCAAGCATCTGCCCGGCACCGGCTATGGCGCGCGGCTCATGCATTACGGCGAGCGCGCGCTCGATCAGATCGAGCGCGCGCTCGACATCCTGTCGCGCGACGACGCCGAGAGCAAGCGCGTCGTGCTGCAGATCTTCAGCGCCGACGAGGACCTGTACCGGCGCAACATCGACGTCTCGTGCACGCTCGGCCTGCAACTGCTGCTGCGCGAGGGGCGGCTGCACCTGGTCGCGTTCATGCGCGCGAACGACGCATACGTCGGGCTCCTGAACGACGTGTTCTCGTTCACGTTCCTGCAGGAGTACGTCGCGTCGCGGCTCGGCTGCGAGATCGGCACGTATTCGCATCACGTCGGCTCGATCCACGTGTACGACGACAATCTGCCGCGCGTGCGGGCACTCCTCGACGACGGCGATGCGGCGATCGTCACCGCCCACGCGCCGCCGCGAATGCCCGCGGGCACGAGCCCCGCGACGATCGGGCGCGTGCTCGAACACGAAGGAAGGATTCGTGCGGGACGGATGTCGCTCGCCGCGCTCCAGGACCTCGATCTCGATCCTTATTGGCGCGACGTGCTCGGCCTCTTCTGGATCTACCGCGAGATCAAGGCGGGCAGCCCGCCGCCCGACGATGCGCTCGCGTTCGTCGGCACGTTCCATCGCGCCTATCTGCTGAACCGGTGGAACATCGCGTCCGCCTCGCTTCAATAA
- a CDS encoding class I SAM-dependent methyltransferase — MKTDWTEHEVSQRFHAYDDRIEERFGYRPLIAELTGSLGTEIRVLDYGCGGGKVARRLRAAGVARVTGVDIAPTMIDQAIAAGVDGGLDYAHIDGPPLPFADASFDAAISCFLFINIAERAELARVAAEVLRVLKPGGTYYVLDTNPRTTGVQFPTFRNGEPGIVYRDGDPRPVHLNVPGVGVFDVVDTHWDMPTYRHAFEAAGFALAAAMELGFRAAEAGGAPGAHADADGRTPFVLFKATKPLR; from the coding sequence ATGAAGACCGACTGGACCGAACACGAGGTTTCGCAGCGCTTTCACGCATACGACGACCGGATCGAGGAGCGCTTCGGGTACCGGCCGCTGATCGCCGAGCTGACGGGCTCGCTCGGCACCGAGATCCGCGTGCTCGACTACGGCTGCGGCGGCGGCAAGGTCGCGCGGCGGCTGCGTGCTGCGGGCGTCGCCCGCGTGACAGGCGTCGACATCGCGCCGACGATGATCGACCAGGCGATCGCGGCGGGCGTCGACGGCGGGCTGGACTACGCGCATATCGACGGGCCGCCGCTGCCGTTCGCCGACGCGAGCTTCGACGCGGCGATCAGTTGCTTCCTGTTCATCAACATCGCCGAGCGCGCGGAGCTCGCGCGCGTCGCGGCGGAGGTGCTGCGCGTGCTGAAGCCGGGCGGCACGTACTACGTGCTGGACACGAACCCGCGCACGACGGGCGTGCAGTTTCCGACGTTCCGCAACGGCGAGCCGGGCATCGTCTACCGCGACGGCGACCCGCGCCCGGTCCATCTGAACGTGCCGGGCGTGGGCGTGTTCGACGTCGTCGACACGCACTGGGACATGCCGACGTATCGCCACGCGTTCGAGGCGGCGGGCTTCGCGCTCGCGGCGGCGATGGAGCTGGGCTTTCGCGCGGCGGAGGCGGGCGGCGCGCCGGGCGCGCACGCGGATGCCGACGGCCGCACGCCGTTCGTGCTGTTCAAGGCGACGAAGCCGCTGCGCTGA
- a CDS encoding IS110 family transposase, producing MQETKQHDAVDVFVGVDVGKGQHHAVALDRNGKRLYNKALPNDEVKLRALIAELKTHGRLLFVVDQPSTIGALPVAVARAEGVLVAYLPGLAMRRIADLHAGEAKTDARDAAIIAEAARSMPHTLRSLRLADEQLAELTMLCGFDDDLAAQVTQTSNRIRGLLTQIHPALERVLGPRLDHPAVLDLLERYPSPSALAAANEKTLANRLTKLAPRMGKNLAAEIVQALNEQAVIVPGTQAATIVMPRLAQQLAALRKQRDEIAAEVERLVLAHPLWPVLTSMPGVGVRTAARLLTEVAQKAFATAAHLAAYAGLAPVTRRSGSSIRGEHPSRRGNKVLKRALFLSAFAALRDPVSRAYYLRKIQQGKRHNQALIALARRRCDVLFAMLRDGTIYQPKSAPDA from the coding sequence ATGCAAGAAACCAAACAACATGACGCCGTCGATGTCTTCGTCGGCGTCGACGTCGGTAAAGGCCAGCATCACGCCGTCGCACTCGATCGAAACGGCAAGCGTCTTTACAACAAGGCACTACCCAACGACGAGGTCAAGCTGCGCGCCCTCATCGCCGAACTCAAGACTCACGGTCGACTGCTGTTCGTCGTCGATCAGCCTTCCACCATCGGTGCGCTTCCTGTAGCCGTCGCCCGCGCTGAAGGCGTACTCGTCGCCTATCTGCCCGGACTGGCCATGCGCCGCATCGCTGATTTGCATGCCGGCGAAGCCAAGACCGATGCCCGCGACGCCGCGATCATTGCTGAAGCCGCCCGCTCGATGCCACATACGCTGCGCTCGCTTCGACTGGCCGACGAGCAGCTCGCCGAACTCACCATGCTCTGCGGCTTCGATGACGACCTCGCCGCTCAGGTCACGCAAACCAGCAACCGCATTCGCGGCCTGCTTACTCAAATCCATCCGGCGCTCGAACGCGTTCTCGGACCGCGCCTCGACCATCCGGCGGTGCTCGATCTGCTTGAGCGCTACCCGTCCCCGAGCGCACTTGCTGCTGCCAATGAAAAGACGCTCGCCAACCGCCTGACCAAGCTCGCACCGCGCATGGGCAAGAACTTGGCGGCCGAAATCGTTCAAGCGCTGAACGAGCAAGCCGTAATCGTGCCCGGCACGCAGGCCGCCACCATCGTCATGCCTCGTTTGGCCCAGCAACTTGCCGCCTTGCGCAAGCAGCGTGACGAAATCGCTGCCGAAGTTGAGCGGCTGGTGCTTGCTCACCCTCTTTGGCCAGTCCTGACCAGCATGCCGGGAGTCGGCGTCAGGACCGCTGCCAGACTCCTGACCGAAGTCGCCCAAAAAGCCTTCGCCACGGCTGCTCATCTGGCGGCCTACGCTGGTCTCGCGCCGGTCACCCGGCGCTCAGGCTCGTCGATCCGGGGCGAACACCCGTCCAGACGTGGCAACAAGGTGCTCAAACGCGCCTTGTTCCTCTCCGCCTTCGCTGCCTTACGAGACCCAGTCTCACGGGCCTATTACTTGCGCAAGATCCAGCAGGGCAAGCGCCACAACCAGGCACTCATCGCGCTCGCACGGCGACGCTGCGACGTCCTGTTTGCCATGCTGCGCGACGGCACCATTTACCAACCCAAGTCAGCCCCTGACGCTTGA
- the thiD gene encoding bifunctional hydroxymethylpyrimidine kinase/phosphomethylpyrimidine kinase — protein MIANVLTIAGTDPTGGAGIQADLKAFSAMRAYGMAAITAVVAQNTTGVRSFRALDPAFVADQIDAVFDDVGVHAVKIGMIATAAIAEAVAAALVRHRAAPVVLDPVMVAKSGDRLLDPDAVDAIRDKLVPISTLITPNLPEAGVLLGRGAPRTLAEMHAAAAELHALGSRWVLLKGGHLPGERSVDVLRGPAAATVELSAPRVPTKNDHGTGCTLSAAIAALLPSHSVEDSVCRAKAYLGDALAASGKLDVGRGHGPVHHFHALWN, from the coding sequence ATGATCGCGAACGTACTGACGATCGCCGGCACCGACCCGACGGGCGGAGCGGGCATTCAGGCCGACCTCAAGGCATTTTCGGCGATGCGCGCATACGGGATGGCCGCGATCACCGCGGTCGTCGCGCAGAACACGACCGGCGTGCGCAGCTTCCGCGCGCTCGATCCGGCGTTCGTCGCCGATCAGATCGACGCGGTGTTCGACGACGTTGGCGTGCACGCGGTCAAGATCGGCATGATCGCGACCGCGGCGATCGCGGAGGCGGTCGCCGCAGCGCTCGTCAGGCACCGCGCGGCGCCCGTCGTGCTCGACCCGGTGATGGTCGCGAAAAGCGGCGACCGGCTGCTCGATCCGGACGCGGTCGACGCGATCCGCGACAAGCTCGTGCCGATCTCCACGCTGATCACGCCGAACCTGCCCGAAGCGGGCGTGCTGCTCGGCCGGGGCGCGCCGCGCACGCTCGCCGAGATGCACGCGGCGGCGGCCGAGCTGCACGCGCTCGGGTCGCGCTGGGTGCTGCTCAAGGGCGGCCATCTGCCGGGCGAGCGCAGCGTCGACGTGCTGCGCGGCCCGGCCGCGGCGACGGTCGAGCTGTCCGCGCCGCGCGTCCCGACGAAGAACGACCACGGCACCGGCTGCACGCTGTCGGCCGCGATCGCCGCGCTGCTGCCGAGCCATTCGGTCGAGGACAGCGTCTGCCGCGCGAAGGCGTATCTGGGCGACGCGCTCGCCGCGTCGGGCAAGCTCGACGTCGGCCGCGGGCACGGCCCCGTCCATCACTTCCACGCGCTATGGAACTGA
- the bcmE gene encoding thiamine pyridinylase, producing MRRLLCCFTIVLGFLCAAPSHAGDAAAVGQLTVALYPWVPRVDQFRRAIETEWKKVQPAVALQFVSADAWDGGYRNDPPANADVYVYDAIFFDYFRSQRWLEPLAASEIQNLDDFLPYAIQGVKAGDRYYSIPQLGCANVLFYRKDDAALAAATTLTQVRSTLGQCTFTSEIPPDRRGLMIDMSGRTTNAALYLDAVHSRTGAYPLPLPWSANDLNGDALGSLRALMAMSSWPNATAELPGQYDRSAWFGDGDGRAVIGYSESMSAMSEAARRNLDFKFLPLSDEPQPPLFYADVIGVNTTTNARGTRALAVQLANVIAASSTMVQSVGPDGSGVPQYLFSARRSVLQTLAQRYPLYRKMVALLDAREPVMFKIDAQSRNWLASMSGPIAQRARADYPCGCDIDTALPIADYRGAQAVCPTVCKAQGGWNGQWTNQSPAAPAGQSACGCNACPTSAAEKLPRAFATPLVTRAVPADRAKP from the coding sequence ATGCGCCGCCTCTTGTGCTGTTTCACGATCGTTCTGGGCTTTCTGTGCGCCGCGCCGTCGCATGCGGGCGACGCAGCCGCCGTCGGGCAACTGACGGTCGCGCTGTATCCGTGGGTGCCGCGCGTCGACCAGTTCAGGAGGGCGATCGAGACCGAATGGAAGAAGGTGCAGCCGGCCGTCGCGCTGCAGTTCGTGTCCGCGGACGCGTGGGACGGCGGCTACCGGAACGATCCGCCCGCGAACGCCGACGTCTACGTGTACGACGCGATCTTCTTCGACTACTTCCGCAGCCAGCGCTGGCTCGAGCCGCTTGCGGCAAGCGAGATCCAGAACCTCGACGATTTCCTGCCGTACGCGATCCAGGGCGTGAAGGCGGGCGACCGGTACTACAGCATCCCGCAACTCGGCTGCGCGAACGTGCTGTTCTACCGGAAGGACGACGCGGCGCTCGCGGCCGCGACGACGCTCACGCAGGTGCGCAGCACGCTCGGGCAATGCACGTTCACGAGCGAGATTCCGCCGGACAGGCGCGGGCTGATGATCGACATGTCCGGCCGGACGACGAACGCCGCGCTCTATCTGGACGCCGTGCACAGCCGCACGGGCGCGTATCCGCTGCCGCTGCCGTGGAGCGCGAACGACCTGAACGGCGACGCGCTCGGCAGCCTGCGCGCGCTGATGGCGATGTCGAGCTGGCCGAACGCGACGGCCGAGCTGCCCGGCCAGTACGATCGCTCGGCGTGGTTCGGCGACGGCGACGGGCGCGCGGTGATCGGCTACTCGGAATCGATGTCGGCGATGAGCGAAGCGGCGCGGCGCAATCTCGATTTCAAGTTTCTGCCGCTGTCGGACGAGCCGCAGCCGCCGCTCTTCTATGCGGACGTGATCGGCGTGAACACGACGACGAACGCCCGCGGCACGCGCGCGCTCGCGGTACAGCTCGCGAACGTGATCGCCGCGTCGTCGACGATGGTGCAAAGCGTCGGGCCGGACGGCAGCGGCGTGCCGCAGTATCTGTTCTCCGCGCGGCGCAGCGTGCTGCAGACGCTGGCGCAGCGCTATCCGCTCTATCGGAAGATGGTCGCGCTGCTCGACGCGCGCGAGCCGGTGATGTTCAAGATCGATGCGCAATCGCGCAACTGGCTCGCGTCGATGAGCGGCCCGATCGCGCAGCGCGCACGCGCCGATTATCCGTGCGGCTGCGACATTGACACCGCGTTGCCGATCGCCGACTATCGCGGCGCGCAGGCCGTGTGTCCGACCGTCTGCAAGGCGCAGGGCGGCTGGAACGGCCAGTGGACCAACCAGTCGCCCGCGGCGCCCGCCGGGCAGTCGGCGTGCGGCTGCAACGCGTGCCCGACTTCAGCCGCCGAGAAGCTGCCGCGCGCATTCGCCACCCCGCTCGTCACCCGTGCCGTGCCCGCGGACCGCGCGAAGCCGTGA
- a CDS encoding SAM-dependent methyltransferase → MNPQPQEEIERTMFRYTLGHSPIELRRLDFQSEMLKPVTRRLLESARLRPSMRVLDIGCGTGGVSMLAAEMAGPTGTVVAIDPSDVAIEAASANAERASLHNIRFRASGLDQVEGAHGFDVVVARYVLIHQLHAAEFVRHAARFVKPGGYLALHEPDFVRKPMSTPLIPLWDSVAAEIIERCKRSFPSFDVAHRMVKLFAAAGLPLPKMSYEVPVDGGTATQLSSWLAEMLRALSSDPDSTVLGSGKRLEFARLSGDLQCEIYESRAQVEFFGQMCAWVQL, encoded by the coding sequence ATGAATCCACAACCACAAGAGGAGATCGAACGAACCATGTTCAGATACACGTTGGGCCATTCGCCGATAGAACTCCGCCGGCTCGACTTCCAGTCGGAGATGCTGAAGCCCGTCACCCGGCGCCTGCTCGAATCCGCGCGGCTCCGGCCCTCGATGCGCGTGCTCGACATCGGCTGCGGAACGGGCGGCGTCAGCATGCTGGCGGCCGAGATGGCCGGCCCGACCGGCACCGTCGTCGCGATTGATCCGAGCGACGTCGCGATCGAAGCGGCGAGCGCCAACGCCGAGCGCGCGAGTCTGCACAACATCCGCTTTCGCGCGAGCGGTCTCGATCAGGTCGAAGGCGCGCACGGCTTCGATGTCGTCGTCGCCCGCTATGTATTGATCCATCAGTTGCATGCGGCCGAGTTCGTCCGCCACGCGGCGCGTTTCGTGAAGCCCGGCGGATATCTCGCGCTGCACGAGCCCGACTTCGTGCGCAAGCCGATGTCGACGCCGCTCATCCCGCTCTGGGATTCGGTGGCGGCCGAGATCATCGAGCGCTGCAAGCGGTCGTTTCCGTCGTTCGACGTCGCGCACCGGATGGTCAAGCTGTTCGCGGCCGCGGGGCTGCCGCTGCCGAAGATGTCGTACGAGGTGCCGGTCGACGGCGGGACGGCCACGCAGCTCAGCTCATGGCTCGCGGAGATGTTGCGGGCGCTGTCGAGCGATCCCGACTCGACGGTGCTTGGCAGCGGCAAGCGGCTCGAATTCGCGCGGCTGAGCGGCGATCTGCAATGTGAAATATACGAATCGCGCGCGCAGGTCGAGTTCTTCGGCCAGATGTGCGCTTGGGTGCAGCTCTAG
- a CDS encoding cation-translocating P-type ATPase — MSARSAARHRRGGTADATAPADDAWRRTPASGLSNAQAAGLRRRFGPNAVDTGGGRGGWRTSLDVLREPMLLLLLGAGAVYLALGELPDALTLLAFVAAIAALTIVQSQRTAGVLAALRALSAPRADVMRDGERRLVSATELVPGDLLWIAEGARVPADGWLVDAHELSVDESLLTGESAPIDKAAERPDAPTPDEAACRVYFGSMVVRGQGRMIVTDTGPRTALGRIGKSLTGIAGAPSPLQRDARALANRIALVALALCAALVAVYRWRSGEWLPGVLAGITLAMGIFPEEIPVVMTVFMALGARRIADEGMLTRRMSAIEALGQTSVLCVDKTGTLTQNRMTVRALFANGRRWTLGDDEADIDESFHELLEYLVLASEIEPVDPMERAFRRAGRRCLAGTGHLHDDWSLVQEYALTPELPAMSHVWRAPRLDHCPVACKGAPEAIFSLCHLGDATARALLGEAERMAARGLRVLGVARAAHARGEWPARQHDFDFRFVGLVGLIDPVRAEVADAIATCRAAGIRVVMITGDYPSTARAVAGEVGIAAHAVVTGDEVAAMSDAALDEAAGRADVFARVRPDQKLRLVAALERGGRIVAMTGDGVNDAPALKAAHVGIAMGLHGAEVAREVAALVLLRDDFTPIVSAIRQGRRIHANLMQALGYTVAVHLPMIAAVMVPALVGWPAMLAPLHIVSLQLVIDPACSLVFENEPARADAMRMPPRPPHERLWASPLVARGAAAGALAAVGVIGLYALLLARGGDPAFARTAAFVALVAVNVALIFVVRALAGGARTKQPFADNRYLWIVPAFAACGLLALLAIPPLASLFGLVPLLTR; from the coding sequence ATGAGCGCTCGCTCGGCCGCGCGGCATCGGCGAGGCGGCACGGCCGACGCCACGGCGCCCGCCGACGACGCGTGGCGCCGCACGCCCGCAAGCGGCCTGTCGAACGCGCAGGCAGCCGGGCTGCGCCGGCGCTTCGGCCCGAACGCGGTCGACACGGGCGGCGGGCGCGGCGGGTGGCGCACGTCGCTCGACGTGCTGCGCGAGCCGATGCTGCTCCTGCTGCTCGGCGCGGGCGCCGTCTACCTGGCGCTCGGCGAATTGCCGGACGCGCTGACGCTGCTCGCGTTCGTCGCCGCGATCGCCGCGCTGACGATCGTGCAAAGCCAGCGCACGGCGGGCGTGCTCGCGGCGCTGCGCGCGCTGTCCGCGCCGCGCGCCGACGTGATGCGCGACGGCGAGCGCCGGCTCGTCTCGGCGACCGAACTCGTGCCGGGCGATCTGCTGTGGATCGCCGAGGGCGCCCGCGTGCCGGCCGACGGCTGGCTCGTCGACGCGCACGAGCTGAGCGTCGACGAATCGCTGCTGACGGGCGAGTCGGCGCCGATCGACAAGGCCGCCGAGCGGCCCGACGCGCCGACGCCCGACGAAGCCGCCTGCCGCGTCTATTTCGGCTCGATGGTGGTGCGCGGGCAGGGGCGGATGATCGTCACCGACACCGGGCCGCGCACCGCGCTCGGCCGGATCGGCAAGTCGCTGACCGGCATCGCGGGCGCACCGTCGCCGCTGCAGCGCGACGCGCGCGCGCTCGCGAACCGGATCGCGCTCGTCGCGCTTGCGCTGTGCGCGGCGCTCGTCGCCGTCTACCGCTGGCGCTCGGGCGAATGGCTGCCGGGCGTGCTCGCGGGGATCACGCTCGCGATGGGCATCTTTCCCGAGGAAATCCCGGTCGTGATGACCGTGTTCATGGCGCTCGGCGCGCGCCGCATCGCCGACGAGGGCATGCTCACGCGCCGCATGAGCGCGATCGAGGCGCTCGGGCAGACGTCGGTGCTGTGCGTCGACAAGACGGGCACGCTGACGCAGAACCGGATGACGGTGCGCGCGCTGTTCGCGAACGGCCGGCGCTGGACGCTCGGCGACGACGAGGCCGACATCGACGAATCGTTCCACGAGCTGCTCGAATATCTGGTGCTCGCGAGCGAGATCGAGCCCGTCGATCCGATGGAGCGCGCGTTCCGGCGCGCGGGCCGCCGATGTCTCGCCGGCACCGGGCATCTGCACGACGACTGGTCGCTCGTTCAGGAATACGCGCTGACGCCCGAGCTGCCGGCGATGTCGCACGTGTGGCGCGCGCCGCGGCTCGATCATTGCCCGGTCGCATGCAAGGGCGCGCCCGAGGCGATCTTCTCGCTGTGCCACCTCGGCGATGCGACGGCGCGCGCGCTGCTCGGCGAGGCCGAGCGCATGGCCGCGCGCGGGCTGCGCGTGCTGGGCGTCGCGCGGGCCGCGCATGCGCGGGGCGAATGGCCCGCGCGGCAGCACGACTTCGATTTCCGGTTCGTCGGCCTGGTCGGCCTGATCGACCCGGTGCGCGCCGAGGTGGCCGACGCGATCGCGACCTGCCGCGCGGCCGGCATCCGCGTCGTGATGATCACGGGCGACTATCCGTCGACCGCGCGCGCGGTGGCGGGCGAGGTCGGCATCGCCGCGCACGCGGTCGTCACGGGCGACGAGGTCGCGGCGATGAGCGACGCGGCGCTCGACGAAGCGGCCGGACGCGCCGACGTGTTCGCGCGCGTGCGGCCGGACCAGAAGCTGCGCCTCGTCGCCGCGCTCGAGCGCGGCGGGCGCATCGTCGCGATGACGGGCGACGGCGTCAACGACGCGCCCGCGCTGAAGGCCGCGCACGTCGGCATCGCAATGGGGCTGCACGGCGCCGAGGTCGCGCGCGAGGTCGCCGCGCTCGTGCTGCTGCGCGACGATTTCACGCCGATCGTGTCGGCGATCCGCCAGGGCCGGCGCATCCATGCGAACCTGATGCAGGCGCTCGGCTATACGGTCGCCGTCCATCTGCCGATGATCGCCGCGGTGATGGTGCCCGCGCTCGTCGGCTGGCCCGCGATGCTCGCGCCGCTGCACATCGTGTCGCTGCAGCTCGTGATCGATCCGGCGTGCTCGCTTGTGTTCGAGAACGAGCCCGCGCGCGCCGACGCGATGCGCATGCCGCCGCGGCCGCCGCACGAGCGGCTGTGGGCGTCGCCGCTCGTCGCGCGGGGCGCGGCGGCGGGCGCGCTCGCGGCGGTCGGCGTGATCGGCCTGTACGCGCTGCTGCTCGCGCGCGGCGGCGACCCGGCGTTCGCGCGCACCGCCGCGTTCGTCGCGCTCGTCGCGGTCAACGTCGCGCTGATTTTCGTCGTCCGGGCGCTCGCGGGCGGCGCGCGCACGAAGCAGCCGTTCGCGGACAACCGGTATCTTTGGATCGTGCCCGCGTTCGCCGCATGCGGGCTGCTGGCGCTGCTCGCGATCCCGCCGCTCGCGTCGCTGTTCGGGCTCGTCCCGCTGCTCACGCGCTGA